One genomic region from Diabrotica undecimpunctata isolate CICGRU chromosome 9, icDiaUnde3, whole genome shotgun sequence encodes:
- the LOC140451320 gene encoding zinc finger MYM-type protein 6-like, protein MLGPSQAGQVTDAVPLSNNTVSRRIDEMGANVEDVFCNKLKIREFTVQLDESTLSDSTALLLSYVRFIDDNGEMAKKMLFVRSLITDTKGSSIFEVVKRFFEEKEIPLLNMIACATDSVAAMTGRHRGFIAHLKQAVPGILCVHCVIHREHLAAKNLSGRLHDSLPLVINAVNKINNQRMIEYFVHFVKKMMRYLVYCYYIWKSAGFLKAIA, encoded by the coding sequence ATGTTGGGGCCCAGTCAGGCCGGCCAAGTAACAGATGCAGTTCCTCTCAGCAATAATACTGTCTCCAGAAGGATTGATGAAATGGGAGCGAATGTCGAAGATGTTttctgcaacaaattgaaaatcAGAGAGTTTACTGTGCAACTTGACGAGAGTACCCTGAGTGACAGCACAGCTTTGCTGCTGTCATATGTCCGATTCATTGACGACAATGGAGAAATGGCCAAGAAAATGCTGTTTGTTAGAAGTCTGATTACTGATACAAAAGGATCTTCCATATTTGAGGTcgttaagagattttttgaggaaaaagagaTTCCCTTATTAAATATGATCGCCTGTGCTACTGACAGTGTAGCAGCAATGACAGGACGCCATCGGGGATTTATTGCACATCTGAAACAAGCAGTacctggaattttgtgtgttcactGTGTCATTCACAGAGAGCATTTGGCTGCCAAGAATTTGAGTGGGAGGTTGCACGATTCTCTTCCACTTGTCATAAatgcggtaaataaaattaataaccaaagaATGATCGAATATTTCGTACACTTTGTGAAGAAAATGATGAGATATTTAGTATATTGCTACTACATATGGAAGTCCGCTGGCTTTCTAAAGGCAATTGCTTAA